In one Geoglobus acetivorans genomic region, the following are encoded:
- a CDS encoding RNA-protein complex protein Nop10, producing MKSRIRKCCECGRYTLSESCPLCRGRTYMPIPPRFSPEDPYGKYRRMLRKQRGFWIRRCIND from the coding sequence ATGAAATCCCGGATTAGAAAATGCTGCGAATGCGGCAGGTACACTCTGAGTGAATCATGCCCTCTGTGCAGGGGCAGAACGTACATGCCGATTCCCCCGAGGTTCTCTCCTGAGGATCCGTACGGGAAATACAGAAGGATGCTCAGGAAACAGAGAGGTTTCTGGATCAGGAGGTGTATAAATGATTGA
- a CDS encoding PGF-CTERM sorting domain-containing protein: MSKVWKIGIAVLAVLLMAMATASAVSVDATNKDVLYGDPVELNIVINQTGIYTLTVKNLGTGTSETLEVFSTTGTYVRSYDTDAKGWYPGKYLFRLTNETDVEVANVTVNVTMGEPYVVVTLGSTEVADGDALTFDLATYYHYDVSDITAWVTGPFTNGTNGIYFNDTTYSDSIIYFNLSNNAYASEPNNYAVKFSDIAINTSVFPNKTLDASYTLHVRVNASDGSTKTVNYVFRIASLTLEVTPEASEVARGASIDVTIKTNAADTGTAADINGDNKISYTFSGTNSTSGTVDVSDGGATITLSPGLAWVTGTYTLSVTVNTTGTINKTVEVSIDVVDPSLTITPDKTTAPRGDSVSIDGSTNLPEGVEVRLNTSGLTSDQTAYVDAEGKFSFSFDIPTTADLRTYTITVTAVGYDVSSSFSLKVVRQGVSVSVSSATVLIGDSLDVNITKTANAKVFIYASKDGVFKGVKKIPSLTTKFTDTATLNTTDDSVTLDVEPNAQLGTYTVYFFAPANTSEIDPVKDPQDVLYVTIIDISFTDVPTEVSLVRGGSTTVTVKANVPGTDFGNLSVTFSGNGVSTDLSANGYVDEDETTGEAGVYEITLYGKINSATLEMDSNGDKMLATGTYTLTVSLLRGSTVVETRSIVVNVVNPEIDVSIPGEVLKGDEIVVTISTNRAEDYDGIWVFLETPNQVYSQNPIVDENGTAVAIFQTYGLDFGTYTVYVRDTMTTGNNSADNLQKFYSLDPTDSTAKQIGFADDLLFGPYEVKVVKELTPTPTPTPEETPTPTPTPTATPTPTATPTPTKTPTPEKTPTPVETPTKEETPKPTPTEEKKQGPGFEAVFAVAGLLAVAYLLRRRQ; this comes from the coding sequence ATGAGTAAGGTATGGAAAATAGGAATAGCGGTATTAGCGGTTCTACTGATGGCAATGGCTACAGCGAGTGCAGTTTCCGTTGATGCAACAAACAAGGATGTTCTCTATGGAGACCCAGTGGAACTCAACATCGTCATCAATCAGACAGGCATTTATACCTTGACTGTTAAAAACCTCGGAACAGGTACATCAGAGACGCTCGAGGTTTTCAGCACGACTGGGACCTATGTGAGGTCTTATGATACTGATGCGAAAGGCTGGTATCCTGGAAAGTATCTCTTCAGGCTTACAAACGAAACTGATGTTGAAGTGGCGAATGTTACCGTCAACGTTACAATGGGCGAACCATACGTTGTTGTAACGCTTGGCAGCACGGAGGTTGCCGACGGTGATGCACTCACATTCGATCTGGCAACGTACTACCATTATGACGTCTCGGACATAACTGCATGGGTTACCGGTCCATTTACGAATGGCACCAATGGTATCTACTTCAATGATACCACTTACAGTGACAGTATTATCTACTTCAACCTCAGCAACAACGCCTATGCAAGCGAGCCGAATAACTATGCTGTCAAGTTCAGTGATATTGCCATTAACACGTCTGTGTTCCCCAACAAGACGCTTGATGCATCTTACACCCTGCATGTTAGGGTAAATGCATCTGATGGTTCTACCAAGACTGTGAACTATGTGTTCAGAATCGCCTCGCTGACCCTTGAGGTCACACCTGAGGCGAGTGAGGTTGCAAGAGGTGCAAGCATTGATGTTACAATCAAAACAAATGCTGCAGACACCGGCACTGCTGCAGACATTAACGGAGATAACAAGATTAGCTACACATTCTCGGGTACAAATTCAACTTCAGGAACTGTTGATGTTTCAGATGGTGGTGCCACGATAACTCTTAGCCCAGGCCTTGCATGGGTAACTGGTACCTACACATTGAGTGTGACTGTGAACACCACTGGCACAATCAATAAGACGGTTGAAGTAAGCATTGATGTTGTCGATCCAAGCCTGACAATCACGCCTGACAAGACAACTGCGCCAAGAGGAGATTCTGTCTCCATTGATGGGTCGACCAACCTCCCAGAAGGTGTTGAGGTAAGACTCAACACAAGCGGACTGACATCAGACCAGACCGCTTATGTTGACGCCGAAGGTAAGTTCAGCTTCTCCTTCGACATTCCAACGACTGCTGATCTGAGAACGTACACAATCACGGTAACTGCAGTTGGCTACGACGTTTCAAGCAGCTTCTCCCTGAAAGTCGTAAGACAGGGTGTTTCAGTCTCAGTAAGCTCTGCTACTGTCCTCATTGGTGACTCGCTTGACGTTAACATCACCAAGACTGCAAATGCTAAGGTGTTCATCTATGCTTCAAAGGACGGCGTTTTCAAGGGTGTTAAGAAGATCCCGAGCCTTACAACAAAGTTCACAGATACTGCCACTCTGAACACAACCGATGACTCGGTAACTCTTGATGTTGAGCCAAACGCTCAGCTCGGCACATACACTGTGTACTTCTTCGCACCTGCCAACACATCTGAGATCGATCCAGTGAAAGACCCACAGGATGTCCTGTATGTTACAATCATCGACATATCCTTCACTGACGTTCCAACTGAAGTTTCGCTTGTTAGGGGCGGCAGTACCACTGTCACCGTAAAGGCGAATGTTCCGGGTACTGACTTCGGCAACCTCAGTGTAACCTTCTCAGGCAACGGAGTGTCAACCGATCTTAGTGCCAATGGTTATGTTGATGAAGATGAAACAACTGGTGAGGCTGGAGTTTACGAAATAACTCTCTACGGTAAGATAAACAGCGCCACTCTTGAGATGGACTCAAATGGCGACAAGATGCTTGCTACCGGAACATACACACTGACTGTGTCGCTCCTTAGGGGAAGCACAGTAGTGGAGACGAGATCCATCGTTGTCAATGTCGTCAACCCAGAAATTGATGTCTCCATTCCTGGTGAAGTTCTCAAGGGCGATGAGATTGTTGTGACAATCTCTACAAACAGAGCAGAGGACTATGATGGAATCTGGGTGTTCCTCGAAACTCCGAACCAGGTCTACTCTCAGAATCCAATCGTGGATGAGAACGGAACTGCTGTGGCAATCTTCCAGACATACGGGCTTGACTTTGGAACCTACACTGTCTACGTGAGAGATACGATGACTACCGGAAACAACTCTGCAGATAACCTGCAGAAGTTCTACAGCCTTGATCCAACAGACTCAACTGCCAAGCAGATCGGCTTCGCAGATGACCTCCTCTTCGGACCATATGAAGTCAAGGTCGTGAAGGAGCTCACACCAACGCCAACCCCGACACCGGAAGAAACCCCGACACCAACCCCGACACCAACCGCAACGCCTACACCAACTGCAACACCAACACCAACCAAGACACCAACACCTGAGAAGACCCCAACACCTGTAGAGACACCGACCAAGGAAGAAACTCCGAAACCAACACCAACCGAAGAGAAGAAGCAGGGACCAGGCTTTGAGGCAGTCTTCGCCGTTGCAGGTCTGCTCGCAGTGGCATACCTGCTGAGGAGAAGACAGTAA
- a CDS encoding dihydroneopterin aldolase family protein: MKEIAAFEAGIKLGALFHQFIGAPVSHDNAEILARAMESCMKLQPYVAEAEVSIDREKLEAELSGFGYCSLSPEMLRARVKVRISEVEVEAVLEWDEEKNYPLMKLVR; the protein is encoded by the coding sequence ATGAAAGAGATTGCTGCATTCGAGGCGGGAATAAAGCTTGGTGCCCTTTTCCATCAGTTCATTGGCGCTCCGGTTAGCCACGACAACGCTGAAATTCTTGCAAGAGCTATGGAAAGCTGCATGAAGCTTCAGCCCTACGTCGCTGAGGCGGAGGTCAGCATAGACAGGGAAAAGCTTGAAGCTGAACTTTCGGGTTTCGGTTACTGCTCGCTGAGCCCCGAAATGCTGAGGGCGAGGGTAAAAGTCAGAATCAGCGAAGTGGAGGTTGAGGCGGTACTGGAATGGGATGAAGAAAAAAACTACCCGCTCATGAAGCTGGTTCGCTGA
- the metG gene encoding methionine--tRNA ligase — protein sequence MKLVTCGLPYANGKAHIGHLRTYIPADVYVRYQRLKGEDVVFVCGSDSHGTPIVVNAEQQGLSPGELVDVYHEHFQKIFEALDVEFDYYGRTDSDYHHERTREIVRTLLDNGYIYPREIELAYCPKCDRFLPDRYVEGVCPYCGAVARGDECDQGCGRHLEPGEILQPKCKICGTPAIFKKQKHYYFRLTAFSDFLKDFIVNLRGTENALNYAREWINKELKDWCITRNLEWGVRFPGDENLVVYVWVDAPIGYISFTEKACEKLGKDWKEIWLDGKAEIVHFIGLDIVYHHCIFWPAMLKGAGYALPSAVIASGMVKVEGKKFSKSRGYVVWVEEDYLASGLSPDYLRYYIVNYTSHQKDLNFSWHVFRDKVNNELIATLGNFIYRVLHFAWKNFGEVRMNELDGDVLEQIRLATEKIRKAIDEWEFKEASDAFMELAGFGNVYFQTSKPWELVKENKDEAERVIASSLAIVRALAVLAYPVLPRAMGKVAESIGLDLNNVRIDSVLEIPEVIKVNKPRAPFTKIDDRMIEELEHRMLERISGKGGEEKKEPDVERVGIEEFAKLDIRVGRILKAERIKGSKKLMRLEVDIGSEVRQIVAGIAESYSEDELKDRPVVVLVNIKPAKLMGVESNGMVLAADVNGKAVLLEPEKPVKPGAKVK from the coding sequence ATGAAACTTGTGACATGTGGTCTGCCTTACGCTAACGGAAAAGCCCACATAGGTCATCTGAGGACTTATATTCCTGCTGATGTGTATGTGAGGTATCAGAGGCTTAAAGGGGAGGATGTTGTCTTTGTTTGCGGGAGCGACAGTCATGGCACTCCGATTGTTGTCAATGCTGAACAGCAGGGATTGAGTCCGGGAGAGCTTGTCGATGTTTATCACGAACACTTTCAGAAAATCTTCGAGGCTCTTGATGTGGAGTTCGATTATTATGGGAGGACTGACAGCGATTACCACCACGAGAGAACGAGAGAGATTGTGAGAACGCTCCTGGATAACGGTTATATCTATCCCAGAGAAATTGAGCTGGCATACTGCCCGAAATGCGACAGATTTCTGCCTGACAGGTATGTGGAGGGAGTGTGTCCCTACTGCGGGGCTGTTGCAAGGGGAGATGAGTGCGACCAGGGATGCGGCAGACACCTTGAGCCTGGAGAAATCCTCCAGCCGAAATGCAAGATTTGCGGCACACCGGCGATTTTCAAAAAGCAGAAGCACTATTATTTCAGGCTCACAGCCTTCTCAGACTTTCTGAAGGATTTCATTGTGAATCTCAGAGGTACAGAAAACGCCCTGAACTATGCGAGAGAGTGGATCAACAAGGAACTGAAGGACTGGTGCATAACGAGGAACCTGGAATGGGGTGTGAGATTTCCGGGCGACGAGAATCTGGTTGTTTACGTGTGGGTTGATGCCCCGATAGGCTACATAAGCTTCACTGAAAAGGCATGCGAGAAACTCGGAAAGGACTGGAAGGAGATCTGGCTTGACGGGAAAGCTGAAATAGTGCATTTCATCGGGCTGGACATCGTTTACCACCACTGCATATTCTGGCCTGCGATGCTGAAAGGTGCTGGCTACGCTCTGCCCAGTGCAGTCATCGCCAGCGGGATGGTCAAGGTTGAGGGTAAGAAGTTCTCTAAGAGCAGAGGGTATGTGGTCTGGGTTGAGGAGGATTACCTCGCCTCAGGCCTGAGTCCCGATTATCTGAGGTACTATATCGTTAATTACACCTCTCATCAGAAAGACCTGAATTTCTCCTGGCATGTTTTCAGGGACAAGGTGAACAACGAGCTGATCGCAACTCTCGGCAACTTCATCTACAGGGTTCTCCACTTTGCCTGGAAGAACTTCGGCGAAGTGAGGATGAACGAGCTGGATGGGGACGTTCTGGAGCAGATAAGGCTCGCTACGGAGAAAATACGGAAAGCCATTGATGAGTGGGAGTTCAAAGAGGCAAGCGACGCTTTTATGGAGCTTGCAGGGTTTGGCAACGTTTACTTCCAGACTTCAAAGCCCTGGGAACTTGTTAAAGAGAATAAAGATGAGGCCGAGAGAGTCATTGCCTCCTCACTCGCAATAGTGAGGGCTCTGGCAGTTCTTGCATATCCTGTCCTGCCGAGAGCAATGGGCAAGGTCGCTGAAAGCATCGGGCTGGATCTCAATAATGTCAGGATTGACTCGGTTCTCGAGATTCCTGAGGTGATAAAGGTGAATAAACCCAGAGCACCGTTTACCAAAATTGATGACAGGATGATCGAGGAGCTTGAACACAGGATGCTCGAAAGGATCAGCGGTAAAGGCGGTGAAGAAAAGAAAGAGCCAGATGTAGAGAGAGTGGGCATTGAAGAGTTTGCAAAACTGGACATAAGGGTGGGCAGAATCCTGAAGGCCGAGAGAATCAAGGGCAGCAAAAAGCTGATGAGGCTCGAGGTCGATATAGGCAGCGAGGTCAGGCAGATTGTTGCGGGAATCGCTGAAAGCTACAGTGAGGACGAGCTGAAGGACAGGCCTGTGGTGGTGCTTGTCAACATAAAGCCAGCAAAGCTCATGGGTGTCGAGAGCAACGGCATGGTCCTTGCAGCAGACGTGAACGGAAAAGCCGTGCTGCTTGAGCCGGAAAAGCCAGTGAAACCGGGGGCGAAGGTGAAATGA
- a CDS encoding RNA-guided endonuclease InsQ/TnpB family protein — protein MYLTQKNHIRCDRRTYKILRILTRLSKNLYNFTLYTVRQYYFNNGKYLPYEQAYHLVKHNENYQLLPSQVAQQTMKVVDRNMRSFFHVLNERKKGNFNRPVSMPGYLPKDGYFVCIFQKDMFKVIGNKIRLSLGRNFAKEFGIRYLEFKLPSTVVGKKIKEVRILPRYKALWFEIEYVYDVEPERVDLDYGQYLAIDLGLGNFATCISTGGTPFIIEGRGLKSFNRWWNRENAKLQSIYDKQGIKMGRKIAWLLRKRKNVINNFMNQAVSHIVKYCLSNRIGNVVIGELKDIKQNINLGRINNQNFQYIPYGLFKQKLKTKCEYYGINYIEVNEAYTSQTCSVCGDINRNNRKHRGLYVCGECGSVLNADVNGALNILKKVAPESVRIGSSGGVNPPVRIRVASFGNQTPHEALSVRARQFTVTNRKG, from the coding sequence ATGTATCTAACCCAGAAGAACCACATCAGATGCGACAGGAGAACCTACAAAATTCTCAGAATACTCACCCGACTCTCCAAAAACCTCTACAACTTCACTCTTTACACGGTGAGACAGTACTACTTCAACAATGGAAAATACCTTCCGTACGAGCAAGCTTACCACTTGGTCAAGCACAATGAGAACTATCAGCTACTCCCATCGCAAGTGGCACAGCAGACAATGAAAGTCGTCGACAGAAATATGCGTTCATTCTTTCATGTTCTCAACGAGAGGAAAAAGGGAAATTTCAATCGTCCAGTATCGATGCCGGGATACTTACCCAAGGATGGATATTTTGTCTGCATTTTTCAGAAGGATATGTTCAAGGTTATTGGAAACAAGATTAGACTCTCCCTTGGCAGAAACTTTGCTAAGGAGTTTGGCATTCGGTATTTGGAGTTTAAGCTTCCCTCAACTGTTGTTGGTAAAAAGATTAAGGAAGTGAGAATACTTCCTCGTTACAAAGCCTTGTGGTTTGAGATTGAGTATGTGTATGATGTAGAACCTGAGAGGGTGGATTTGGACTACGGTCAGTATTTAGCGATTGACCTTGGATTGGGTAACTTCGCCACCTGTATCTCCACCGGCGGGACCCCCTTCATCATTGAAGGGAGGGGTTTGAAATCTTTCAACCGCTGGTGGAACAGGGAGAATGCTAAGTTGCAGTCTATTTACGACAAGCAGGGAATTAAAATGGGAAGGAAGATTGCGTGGTTGCTGAGGAAAAGAAAGAATGTGATAAACAACTTCATGAATCAGGCTGTAAGCCACATCGTCAAATACTGTCTAAGCAACAGAATCGGGAATGTAGTGATAGGAGAGCTTAAGGACATTAAGCAGAACATTAATCTCGGCAGAATAAACAATCAAAACTTTCAATACATCCCTTATGGATTGTTCAAGCAGAAGCTTAAGACAAAGTGCGAGTATTACGGGATAAACTATATCGAGGTAAATGAAGCCTACACATCACAAACCTGTTCAGTCTGCGGAGACATAAACAGAAACAACAGAAAGCATAGAGGATTATACGTTTGCGGAGAATGTGGTAGCGTCTTGAATGCTGACGTTAACGGTGCTCTAAACATACTAAAAAAAGTAGCTCCCGAATCCGTAAGGATAGGGAGTAGTGGCGGCGTGAACCCGCCAGTGAGGATAAGGGTTGCCAGTTTTGGCAACCAAACTCCTCACGAAGCCCTGTCCGTTAGGGCGAGGCAGTTCACTGTAACAAATCGTAAAGGTTAA
- a CDS encoding translation initiation factor IF-2 subunit alpha: MSEERLVIRRSGFPSKGEIVIGTVTRVMDFGAFVSLDEYEGREGLVHISEVAPGWIKDIRDHVKKGQKVVCKVLDTNPKRGHIDLSIKDVNERQRREKLQEWKSEQRAFKWLEIAGEKVGVDRKELEKIGKKLLRKFDSIYAAFEEVAYEGYEVIAKIAGEELAKEIAELAREHIKPSTVSVRGYFELKSFAPDGIERIKKALSVVKKYRSDGAEIEVEYVGAPKYRIVIRTEDYKAAETLLKKVIDDVTKAMKKLGGEANFVREAI; encoded by the coding sequence ATGAGTGAGGAAAGGCTTGTTATCAGGAGATCAGGATTTCCATCAAAAGGGGAAATTGTTATTGGCACGGTTACGAGAGTAATGGATTTTGGAGCGTTCGTGAGTCTCGATGAGTATGAGGGCAGGGAGGGACTTGTGCATATCAGCGAGGTGGCTCCGGGCTGGATCAAGGATATAAGAGACCATGTCAAAAAAGGGCAGAAGGTGGTGTGCAAGGTTCTCGATACCAATCCCAAGAGGGGTCACATAGATCTGAGCATAAAAGACGTCAATGAAAGACAGAGAAGGGAAAAGCTTCAGGAGTGGAAGAGCGAGCAGAGGGCTTTTAAATGGCTCGAAATTGCCGGGGAAAAGGTTGGTGTCGACAGAAAGGAGCTTGAGAAGATAGGGAAAAAGCTGCTGAGAAAATTTGACAGCATATATGCTGCTTTTGAAGAGGTGGCGTATGAGGGCTACGAGGTTATAGCCAAGATTGCAGGGGAGGAGCTTGCGAAAGAAATAGCCGAGCTTGCGAGAGAACATATTAAGCCCTCGACTGTCAGCGTTAGGGGCTACTTTGAGCTGAAATCCTTCGCACCTGACGGAATAGAAAGAATAAAAAAGGCTCTGTCTGTTGTGAAGAAATATCGCAGCGATGGTGCTGAGATAGAAGTTGAATATGTCGGTGCTCCGAAATACAGAATAGTTATCAGGACTGAGGACTACAAGGCAGCTGAAACCCTGCTCAAAAAGGTTATTGACGATGTCACAAAGGCAATGAAAAAACTCGGCGGTGAGGCAAACTTCGTAAGAGAGGCAATCTGA
- the rpiA gene encoding ribose-5-phosphate isomerase RpiA, with product MIEKVNCAKKAIEFVEDGMVIGLGSGTTVRVFVEMLAEKVGEGLDVVVVPSSIDSHVLAVEHGIRTASLLEYPEPDICIDGADQVDRDFNLIKGGGGALTREKIVASASRKFYVIVDESKMAERLNMPVPVEILEFAYGFVKRKIGEMGCLLKLREGKGKLRPVISDNGNIIADVDAGVIENPGELERLLRIPGIVENGIFLAEMVDGVIVGRSNGAEVLKR from the coding sequence ATGATTGAGAAGGTTAACTGCGCTAAAAAGGCGATTGAGTTTGTTGAGGACGGGATGGTGATCGGCCTGGGCAGTGGAACGACAGTCAGGGTTTTTGTGGAGATGCTGGCTGAAAAGGTGGGGGAAGGGCTGGATGTTGTTGTGGTACCGTCGTCAATTGACTCCCACGTGCTTGCCGTGGAACACGGAATAAGGACTGCGAGCCTGCTCGAATACCCTGAGCCGGACATCTGCATAGATGGGGCAGATCAGGTTGACAGGGATTTCAACCTTATAAAAGGCGGTGGTGGAGCATTGACAAGAGAAAAGATTGTGGCTTCAGCATCAAGGAAGTTCTACGTGATTGTTGACGAGTCCAAGATGGCTGAAAGGTTGAACATGCCGGTACCGGTCGAGATTCTGGAATTTGCCTACGGGTTTGTTAAGCGGAAGATCGGTGAAATGGGATGTTTGCTCAAACTTAGAGAGGGTAAAGGCAAGCTCAGACCCGTAATATCTGACAACGGCAATATAATCGCTGATGTTGATGCCGGAGTAATCGAGAATCCGGGAGAGCTCGAGAGGTTACTGAGAATTCCGGGAATTGTTGAGAACGGGATATTTTTGGCTGAAATGGTGGATGGAGTGATCGTCGGGAGGAGCAATGGTGCAGAAGTGCTAAAGAGGTAG
- a CDS encoding bifunctional hydroxymethylpyrimidine kinase/phosphomethylpyrimidine kinase has protein sequence MRNVRVAISIAGSDSIGGAGIQADLKTFSAFGVYGTTAITAVTAQNTFGVSNSLVLPGKLVYDQIRAVAEDSGIDAGKTGMLGNVEVIQSVTGAVKEYGFPLVLDPVMIAKSGASLLEKGAIEALKRKLIPESMCVTPNLDEVRVLAEREVRNVEEMMDAAEFISGEFGCEAVLVKGGHLNSPVAKDVLYYRGKIYEFESQRVEGCYHGTGCSLSAGIAAGLALGLGLVKAVERAKEMLDFGIRYSAKAGRGCDSVNPVAIMERKSLAFEMLGEMRQAVERLSRIENATKIVPEVGMNIAYAMPFRYLKSVDDVLSLDGRIVRGKNRLAIPAGFEFGASRHLSRALIAYMQHFPEYRAVINVRYDERLMERLRNAGLKLASYDRRDEPEDVKRREGATIPWGIQTAIEKSGRRPDVIYHLGDFGKEPMILIFAKSPVELVEMLEAILEGY, from the coding sequence ATGAGAAATGTCAGGGTGGCGATATCAATTGCGGGAAGTGATTCGATTGGGGGGGCGGGAATTCAGGCTGATCTGAAAACCTTTTCCGCTTTTGGTGTGTATGGAACGACTGCGATAACTGCAGTAACTGCTCAGAACACTTTTGGAGTTAGCAACTCGCTTGTACTTCCAGGAAAGCTTGTTTACGATCAGATTCGGGCTGTGGCTGAGGATTCAGGCATCGATGCCGGAAAAACAGGGATGCTGGGAAATGTGGAGGTTATCCAGAGCGTGACCGGGGCTGTGAAGGAATACGGGTTCCCGCTTGTCCTGGATCCGGTGATGATTGCAAAGAGCGGGGCGAGTTTGCTCGAGAAGGGTGCGATAGAGGCGCTGAAGAGAAAGCTCATTCCCGAAAGCATGTGCGTGACTCCCAATCTCGATGAGGTGAGAGTTCTTGCTGAAAGAGAGGTCAGGAATGTGGAGGAGATGATGGATGCTGCAGAATTCATCAGCGGTGAATTTGGGTGTGAGGCTGTGCTGGTCAAGGGAGGGCATCTGAATTCTCCCGTGGCAAAAGACGTTCTCTATTACAGAGGAAAAATTTACGAGTTCGAGAGCCAGAGGGTTGAAGGCTGCTATCACGGCACCGGATGTTCGCTCTCGGCTGGCATTGCAGCGGGCTTGGCTCTTGGCCTAGGTCTGGTTAAGGCGGTTGAGAGAGCAAAGGAGATGCTTGATTTCGGCATAAGATACTCTGCAAAAGCGGGAAGGGGATGCGATTCAGTCAATCCCGTGGCGATTATGGAGAGGAAATCACTGGCCTTCGAGATGCTCGGTGAGATGAGGCAGGCTGTTGAAAGGCTCTCAAGGATTGAAAACGCCACCAAAATCGTCCCCGAGGTCGGGATGAACATTGCGTATGCGATGCCCTTCAGGTATCTCAAAAGCGTGGATGATGTTCTCTCTCTGGATGGAAGAATTGTCAGGGGCAAGAACAGGCTTGCAATTCCGGCAGGCTTTGAGTTCGGAGCTTCAAGGCATCTTTCGAGAGCTTTGATTGCCTACATGCAGCATTTTCCCGAATACAGGGCTGTGATAAATGTGAGATATGATGAAAGGCTGATGGAGAGACTCAGGAACGCAGGCCTAAAGCTGGCCAGCTATGATCGGAGAGATGAGCCAGAGGATGTAAAGCGGAGAGAAGGTGCGACCATTCCATGGGGAATACAAACCGCAATCGAGAAATCAGGCAGAAGGCCCGATGTGATATACCATCTCGGAGATTTCGGAAAAGAACCGATGATTCTGATTTTTGCAAAAAGCCCCGTAGAGCTTGTTGAGATGCTTGAGGCAATTCTGGAGGGGTATTAA
- a CDS encoding pyruvate carboxylase subunit B, whose amino-acid sequence MVQEVKIIDLSLRDGHQSLAATRMRTRDMIPILELVDEAGFYSIEMWGGATFDVMHRFLNENPWERIRTVRKYVKDTHCQMLLRGQNLVGYRHYSDDVVDKFVQKAVENGISFFRIFDALNDVRNLETSIKAARKYGAEHIQGSICYVISPVHTLEKYVETAKELAELEVDSIVIKDMAGMLSPKAIYDLVKALKKEVGLPVNVHSHYTSGMGTMTMLKAAEAGADMIDTAMSPWACGTSHPPTESLVYALEELGFKTGVNMDVLMEMRKHLLELREKYAGYIKMLSTVPDTRVLKYQIPGGMFSNMLSQLEEQNALDRLEEVLEEVPRVQADLGYPPLVTPTSQIVGVQAVLNVLFGRYKMVTKETKDLVRGMYGRTPAPISEEIIKLILGDEKPITSRPADLLEPEFEKRRQELIEAGVENPSDEDVLIYTLFPVTGLKFLKGEVSEEAFPAPAGEVRGEYEVEIEGRKYRVKIGE is encoded by the coding sequence ATGGTGCAGGAAGTTAAGATTATCGATCTGTCTCTGAGAGACGGACACCAGTCGCTTGCGGCAACAAGGATGAGAACAAGAGATATGATCCCGATTCTCGAGCTTGTTGATGAAGCGGGCTTTTACAGCATAGAGATGTGGGGAGGAGCCACGTTTGATGTGATGCATCGATTTCTGAACGAGAATCCCTGGGAGAGGATCAGGACGGTCAGGAAATACGTTAAGGACACACACTGTCAGATGCTTCTGAGAGGGCAGAATCTCGTTGGTTACAGACATTATTCTGACGATGTTGTTGATAAATTCGTTCAGAAGGCGGTTGAGAATGGAATTTCGTTCTTCAGGATATTCGATGCCCTGAACGATGTCAGAAACCTTGAAACCTCAATAAAAGCCGCCAGAAAGTACGGGGCGGAGCACATCCAGGGATCGATCTGCTACGTGATTTCACCTGTCCACACTCTCGAAAAATATGTTGAGACTGCCAAAGAGCTTGCTGAGCTTGAGGTTGATTCAATAGTGATAAAGGACATGGCTGGAATGCTCTCTCCGAAAGCGATTTACGATCTCGTGAAGGCTTTGAAGAAGGAGGTTGGCCTGCCTGTTAACGTGCACTCACATTACACGAGCGGGATGGGGACGATGACCATGCTGAAGGCTGCTGAGGCTGGAGCGGACATGATCGACACAGCCATGTCTCCATGGGCCTGCGGGACATCACATCCCCCTACGGAATCTCTTGTTTACGCCCTCGAGGAGCTTGGTTTCAAAACGGGAGTCAACATGGACGTTCTCATGGAGATGAGAAAACACCTGCTCGAGCTGAGGGAAAAGTATGCAGGATATATAAAGATGCTTTCAACGGTTCCGGACACGAGGGTGCTGAAATATCAGATTCCGGGAGGGATGTTTTCGAACATGCTCTCCCAGCTCGAGGAGCAGAATGCTCTCGACAGGCTTGAGGAGGTTCTTGAGGAGGTGCCGAGGGTTCAGGCCGACCTCGGCTATCCGCCCCTTGTAACCCCAACGAGCCAGATAGTTGGTGTGCAGGCAGTGCTGAATGTTCTGTTCGGCAGGTACAAGATGGTTACCAAGGAAACCAAGGACCTCGTAAGGGGAATGTACGGAAGGACACCCGCACCGATAAGTGAGGAGATAATCAAACTGATACTCGGGGATGAGAAACCCATCACCTCAAGGCCGGCCGATTTACTTGAACCCGAGTTTGAAAAGAGGAGGCAGGAGCTGATCGAGGCCGGGGTGGAGAATCCGAGCGACGAGGATGTGCTGATCTACACACTTTTCCCTGTAACGGGACTGAAGTTCCTGAAAGGGGAGGTCAGCGAGGAGGCATTCCCGGCTCCGGCAGGCGAGGTTAGGGGTGAGTACGAGGTCGAGATTGAGGGAAGGAAGTACAGGGTGAAAATCGGAGAGTAA